One window of the Thermoanaerobacterales bacterium genome contains the following:
- a CDS encoding ATP-binding protein: MILELKPEMLRACCLPQTIGGAGTEDLSPQPTIIGQERAVKALQFGLDIKMRGFNVYVAGLPGTGKTTAVRTFLENLAGSRPVPPDFCYVHNFAEPHRPRAIRLPAGEGAVLAREMRDLVETARKEISRVFESEEYARRKAETLESFAAQKNEVVERVNRRAAEEGFFLQSTPMGFFIIPAVDGQPMKEKEFLALPAEVRQGITARREKLEEDIEQAVRQMHNLDHQAAEAVQQLERETARFAVGHLVERLRDGYADHPAVLAYLDEVEQDIVENIPLFRGGERQQGMPPWVAAQPFRRYEVNVLVSHAGRKGAPVVIEVNPTMPNLVGRVEREAQFGALVTDFSMIRAGALHRANGGYLVIPVEELLRNPFSWDALKRALRDEEIVIEEPGERLGFMLTKGLQPVPIPLDIKVVLLGDPFIYFFLYNYDPDFRELFKVKAEFDTRMPRDPDSERKYVSFCAALCAKEDLRPPDEGAVARIIEYGSRLAEDQARLSTRFADLADVVREASYYASRENAERIAAEHVERAITERLGRSSLVRERIQEAMERHFLLIDTAGAVVGQVNGLAVSHLGDLSFGRPCRITASVAPGSGSLIDIEREARLGGRLHTKGVMILGGYLAAAYGRLGPLSLTARLVFEQSYEEVDGDSASSAELYALLSALADVPLRQDIAVTGSINQRGDVQAIGGVNEKVEGFFDLCAARGLTGTQGVLIPKTNIANLMLKDEVVEAVRAGRFHVWAVDRVEDGLQILTGMPAGTPDEEGRFPEGTVGFKVAERLAAMAEKVRPPQAGGTGETGGDGGESCPGCGASHLPA; encoded by the coding sequence TTGATTCTGGAACTGAAGCCGGAAATGTTGCGGGCTTGTTGCTTGCCGCAGACGATTGGCGGCGCCGGCACCGAAGATCTTTCACCGCAGCCGACCATCATCGGCCAGGAACGGGCGGTCAAGGCCCTGCAGTTCGGCCTGGACATCAAGATGCGGGGCTTTAACGTCTATGTCGCCGGCCTGCCCGGGACGGGAAAGACCACGGCGGTCCGGACCTTCCTTGAGAACCTGGCCGGCAGCCGGCCCGTGCCGCCGGACTTTTGCTACGTGCACAACTTCGCCGAGCCCCACCGCCCCCGGGCGATACGCCTGCCCGCGGGGGAGGGGGCGGTCCTGGCGCGGGAAATGCGGGACCTGGTGGAGACGGCGCGGAAAGAGATTTCCCGGGTCTTCGAAAGCGAGGAATACGCCCGCCGCAAGGCGGAAACACTGGAGAGCTTCGCCGCCCAGAAGAACGAAGTGGTGGAGAGGGTCAACCGCCGGGCGGCGGAAGAGGGCTTCTTCCTCCAGAGTACCCCGATGGGTTTCTTTATCATCCCGGCCGTTGACGGGCAGCCGATGAAGGAGAAGGAGTTTCTCGCCCTCCCGGCCGAGGTCCGGCAAGGGATTACGGCGCGACGGGAGAAGCTGGAAGAGGACATTGAGCAGGCCGTAAGGCAGATGCACAACCTGGATCACCAGGCGGCCGAGGCCGTGCAGCAGTTGGAACGGGAGACGGCGCGGTTCGCCGTCGGGCACCTGGTCGAGAGGCTCCGGGATGGCTACGCGGACCATCCGGCCGTGCTCGCGTATCTGGACGAGGTGGAGCAGGACATCGTAGAAAACATCCCCCTTTTCCGGGGCGGGGAGAGGCAGCAGGGGATGCCCCCCTGGGTGGCCGCCCAGCCCTTCCGGCGCTACGAGGTCAACGTCCTGGTCAGCCATGCCGGCCGCAAGGGAGCCCCGGTGGTGATCGAGGTCAACCCCACCATGCCGAACCTCGTAGGGCGGGTTGAGCGTGAGGCGCAGTTCGGTGCGCTGGTGACCGACTTTTCCATGATCCGGGCCGGAGCTTTGCACCGGGCCAACGGGGGCTACCTGGTGATCCCGGTCGAGGAACTCCTGCGCAACCCCTTTAGCTGGGATGCCCTGAAACGCGCCCTGCGGGACGAGGAGATCGTCATCGAGGAGCCGGGCGAGCGGCTTGGGTTCATGCTGACCAAGGGGCTGCAGCCGGTGCCGATCCCCCTGGATATCAAGGTGGTGCTCCTCGGGGACCCCTTCATCTATTTTTTCCTTTATAATTACGACCCGGACTTCAGGGAGCTGTTCAAGGTAAAGGCCGAGTTCGACACGCGGATGCCGCGTGACCCGGACAGCGAGCGGAAGTATGTGTCCTTCTGCGCGGCCCTCTGTGCCAAGGAGGATCTGCGGCCGCCGGACGAGGGGGCCGTAGCCCGTATCATCGAGTACGGCTCGCGGCTGGCCGAGGACCAGGCGCGGCTGTCCACGCGGTTCGCAGACCTGGCGGATGTCGTCCGGGAGGCGAGCTACTACGCCTCCCGGGAGAACGCGGAGCGCATTGCCGCCGAACACGTGGAACGGGCGATCACCGAGCGCCTCGGCCGTTCGAGCCTGGTCCGGGAGCGGATTCAAGAGGCGATGGAGCGGCATTTCCTGCTGATCGACACCGCAGGGGCCGTCGTCGGGCAGGTGAACGGGCTGGCCGTTTCTCACCTGGGCGACCTTTCTTTCGGGCGTCCCTGCCGCATCACGGCCTCGGTCGCCCCCGGATCCGGGTCGCTGATCGACATCGAGCGTGAGGCGAGGCTGGGAGGCCGCTTACACACCAAGGGGGTAATGATCCTCGGCGGGTACCTGGCGGCCGCCTACGGCCGGCTGGGGCCGCTCTCCCTGACCGCCCGGCTGGTCTTCGAGCAGAGCTACGAGGAGGTCGACGGGGACAGCGCCTCCAGCGCCGAGCTTTACGCCCTCCTGTCGGCCCTGGCCGACGTGCCGCTGCGCCAGGATATCGCGGTGACCGGGTCTATCAACCAGAGGGGCGATGTCCAGGCCATCGGCGGGGTGAACGAGAAAGTGGAGGGCTTCTTTGACCTCTGTGCCGCCCGAGGCCTGACCGGCACCCAGGGGGTGCTCATCCCGAAGACGAACATTGCGAACCTGATGCTCAAAGACGAGGTGGTGGAGGCCGTGAGGGCCGGTCGGTTCCATGTCTGGGCCGTGGACCGGGTCGAGGACGGCCTGCAGATTCTCACGGGTATGCCCGCCGGCACGCCGGACGAGGAAGGCCGGTTCCCGGAGGGGACGGTAGGGTTCAAGGTGGCCGAGCGCCTGGCCGCGATGGCCGAGAAGGTGCGCCCGCCGCAGGCGGGAGGCACCGGGGAAACCGGAGGAGACGGCGGCGAAAGCTGCCCGGGGTGCGGCGCCAGCCACCTCCCCGCTTAA
- a CDS encoding metal ABC transporter ATP-binding protein, protein MRMTIYQPPVVEFTDVTVTLRGRTVLDRVNLAIEHGSFVAVLGPNGAGKTTLVRVILGLLQPRQGTVHLFGAPPAGRGHQRHLVGYLPQRQRFDPRFPVSALDTAVMGRVACIGLFRFPSRADRQAAARTLERIGLTGELQNRQIGELSGGQQQLALLARALCSHTRLLILDEPTTGLDAQAQQRFYTVVQELQRDLDLTVIVVSHDLAAVTAHADRFLLVEGGRVSQTTPPDVARRLWPELTRAGGRAR, encoded by the coding sequence ATGCGAATGACGATTTACCAGCCGCCGGTGGTTGAATTCACGGACGTCACGGTGACCTTGCGGGGCCGGACCGTCCTTGACCGGGTGAACCTGGCCATTGAACACGGTTCGTTCGTGGCCGTTCTCGGACCCAACGGCGCCGGCAAGACCACCCTTGTACGGGTCATTCTCGGCCTGCTGCAGCCCCGGCAGGGAACGGTGCACCTGTTCGGTGCGCCGCCCGCGGGCCGTGGTCATCAGCGCCACCTGGTAGGTTACCTGCCGCAACGCCAGAGGTTCGACCCCCGTTTTCCGGTATCGGCTCTGGACACCGCCGTAATGGGCCGCGTGGCCTGCATCGGTCTCTTCCGCTTTCCGTCCCGCGCCGACCGCCAGGCGGCGGCGCGTACCCTGGAGCGCATCGGCCTCACCGGGGAACTGCAGAACCGCCAGATCGGGGAGCTTTCCGGCGGCCAGCAGCAGCTGGCTCTCCTGGCCCGGGCGCTGTGCAGCCACACCCGGCTTCTGATCCTGGACGAACCCACGACCGGCCTGGACGCCCAGGCGCAACAGCGCTTCTATACCGTCGTGCAGGAACTGCAGCGGGACCTCGACCTCACGGTCATCGTCGTGTCCCACGATCTGGCCGCGGTAACGGCCCACGCCGACCGGTTCCTGCTGGTCGAAGGCGGGCGGGTGTCCCAGACCACGCCCCCCGACGTGGCGCGCCGCCTCTGGCCGGAACTGACCCGGGCGGGAGGCCGCGCAAGATGA
- a CDS encoding metal ABC transporter permease has protein sequence MSEFLAYDFMQRALAAGVVAGLLCAVVSFFVVLQRLSFAGVGIAHSALGGIAIGVLTGINPLLTAAFFCTGVAWGIGAVSKKGEVHEDSAIGVFFAVAMAFGITLISLARGYYPELFSFLFGNILAVTAGDLWLLAAVALAVLAFLALFFKELLFICFDEEAARASGLPVTPLYYALLTAVALTVVVTVKILGIVLASALLVLPAITAHQLTKNFRPLLALSLGAGLFSSVLGLWLSYRFDLPSGATIVLCGAALFFASLVFKQYRRPV, from the coding sequence ATGAGTGAGTTTCTGGCCTATGACTTCATGCAGCGGGCCCTGGCGGCCGGCGTCGTGGCCGGGCTGCTCTGTGCTGTCGTCTCGTTCTTTGTCGTCCTGCAGCGGCTGTCCTTCGCGGGGGTCGGCATCGCCCACTCCGCCCTCGGCGGTATCGCCATCGGGGTGCTGACCGGGATCAACCCCCTTCTTACGGCCGCCTTTTTCTGCACCGGCGTCGCCTGGGGCATCGGTGCCGTCAGCAAGAAGGGCGAGGTCCATGAGGATTCGGCCATCGGCGTCTTTTTCGCCGTGGCGATGGCCTTCGGCATCACCTTGATCAGCCTGGCGCGCGGTTACTATCCTGAGCTTTTCAGCTTTCTCTTCGGGAACATCCTCGCCGTCACCGCGGGCGATCTCTGGCTCCTGGCCGCTGTCGCCCTGGCGGTCCTGGCCTTCCTGGCCCTTTTCTTCAAAGAGCTGCTCTTTATCTGTTTCGACGAGGAGGCGGCACGCGCCTCAGGGCTCCCTGTCACCCCGCTGTATTATGCACTCCTCACGGCCGTCGCCCTGACGGTGGTCGTCACCGTGAAGATCCTGGGCATCGTCCTGGCGTCCGCCCTGCTGGTCCTGCCGGCGATCACCGCTCACCAGTTGACGAAGAACTTTCGTCCCCTGCTCGCCCTCTCTCTGGGCGCCGGGCTCTTTTCCTCCGTCCTCGGCCTCTGGCTGTCTTACCGCTTTGATCTCCCGTCCGGGGCGACCATCGTCCTCTGCGGCGCGGCCCTCTTTTTCGCCAGCCTGGTTTTCAAGCAGTACCGGCGGCCGGTGTAA